A DNA window from Arachis duranensis cultivar V14167 chromosome 3, aradu.V14167.gnm2.J7QH, whole genome shotgun sequence contains the following coding sequences:
- the LOC107478908 gene encoding cytochrome P450 71A1, producing MASSFSALKQMPYEKSSTLYLLSTIGIISIFLLLKLTRTRRNKSNNLPPSPPKLPLIGNLHQVGRLPHRSFHELSKKHGSLMFLQLGQIPTLVISSADTAKEITKNHDIIFSSRPQVTAAKIFVYGCKDVAFSPYSEEWRQKRKICVLELLSLKRVKSFQSIRQEEVVELVNWIRESCATSKVGSVINLSEMMIAASNNIVSRCVLGQKYDAPKDGRSNNFGDLGRKLMKHFADFCVGDFYPNLGWVDVLRGLIPEFKTTFAGLEACFDELIEEHKRMKKNNEEPLSIKKDFVEILLQVQEDSVLDFQLTGEDIKAILADMFVGGSDTTSTTLEWTFAELLKNPNVMKKAQEEVRRVVGSKSKVEENDVNQMNYLHCVIKESLRLHPPLPLLIPRETLSAVEVKGYDIPPKTRVFFNVWGIQRDPELWKNPEEFLPERFENNQVDFKGQDFQFLPFGTGRRGCPGISFGLTSAEYILANLLYWFDWKLCDKNGQLLHDVDMSELCGLTVTKKVPLHLQPIPYYSVI from the exons ATGGCATCTTCATTCTCAGCTCTAAAGCAAATGCCATATGAAAAGTCCTCAACTCTTTACCTTTTATCAACAATTGGCATCATTAGCATCTTTCTTTTGCTTAAACTcacaagaacaagaagaaacaAATCCAATAATCTTCCACCATCTCCACCAAAGCTTCCCTTAATTGGAAACCTTCATCAAGTAGGAAGATTGCCACACCGCTCCTTCCATGAGCTCTCAAAGAAGCATGGCTCTCTCATGTTCCTTCAATTAGGGCAAATCCCAACTTTAGTTATTTCTTCGGCCGATACGGCCaaagaaataacaaaaaatcatGATATTATTTTCTCAAGCAGACCTCAGGTAACAGCGGCGAAAATCTTTGTATATGGATGCAAAGATGTGGCGTTTTCACCCTACAGCGAAGAATGGagacagaaaagaaaaatttgtgtTCTTGAACTTTTAAGTCTTAAGAGAGTGAAATCGTTTCAATCCATTAGACAAGAAGAGGTAGTCGAATTGGTTAATTGGATTCGCGAATCTTGCGCTACAAGTAAAGTAGGGAGTGTGATCAATCTTAGTGAGATGATGATTGCAGCATCCAACAATATAGTATCAAGATGTGTTCTTGGACAAAAATATGATGCCCCAAAAGATGGAAGAAGCAACAACTTTGGAGATCTTGGAAGGAAATTGATGAAACATTTTGCTGATTTTTGTGTTGGTGATTTTTACCCTAATTTGGGTTGGGTTGATGTTCTTAGAGGGCTTATTCCTGAATTCAAGACCACCTTTGCTGGATTAGAGGCATGTTTTGATGAGTTGATTGAAGAACATAAGAGgatgaagaaaaataatgaagaaCCATTAtctattaaaaaagattttgttgAGATATTGCTTCAAGTTCAAGAAGATAGTGTTCTTGATTTTCAGCTCACTGGAGAAGACATCAAAGCAATCCTAGCG GACATGTTTGTTGGAGGAAGTGATACTACTTCAACAACTCTAGAATGGACTTTTGCTGAGCTCCTCAAGAACCCAAATGTCATGAAGAAAGCCCAAGAAGAGGTAAGAAGAGTTGTGGGGAGCAAAtcaaaagtggaagaaaatgATGTGAATCAAATGAACTATTTGCATTGTGTGATCAAAGAAAGTCTTAGATTACATCCACCTCTCCCTCTTTTAATTCCTCGAGAAACATTATCAGCTGTGGAAGTAAAAGGGTACGATATTCCTCCAAAAACAAGGGTATTTTTTAATGTATGGGGAATTCAAAGGGACCCTGAGTTATGGAAAAATCCTGAAGAATTTCTTCCCGAGAGATTTGAAAATAACCAAGTTGATTTCAAAGGACAAGATTTCCAATTCCTCCCATTTGGTACTGGAAGAAGGGGATGTCCTGGAATTTCATTTGGACTGACTTCTGCTGAATATATTCTTGCTAATCTTCTATATTGGTTTGATTGGAAGCTATGTGATAAGAATGGTCAACTATTACATGACGTAGACATGAGTGAACTTTGTGGACTCACTGTCACTAAAAAAGTACCACTTCATCTTCAACCCATACCATACTACTCTGTTATTTAG